From the Elusimicrobiota bacterium genome, one window contains:
- a CDS encoding HNH endonuclease, with protein MLNLLKVQYSASCYEHTPLPLAKHRSLPYTLPERTSMRYWWVSQNKTYRQEVGGGLMWAPKRRTDGTRYVFYDNMREVSPGDVIFSFCHSKIAAVGIAISPAYDCIMPEDFPLKGHRWDQHGWRIDVKFIELRNRVCPREHISLLAPLLPPKNSPLQQSGRGNMSYLFSISRQLAEVLGGLIGEEAQMILLGTAAELARNALPTIPKQAPVKEWEDHLQDEIQHDAKLKATEKKALVTARVGQGIFKANVQAIEDSCRITGVRNLNHLIGSHIKPWRHSDNQERLDGENGLLLTPSIDHLFDKGHISFKDTGALLISPIADRESLAKMGVRDENSVIVKPFTHIQQRRLEFHRDAIFLRRAQ; from the coding sequence ATGCTGAATCTTCTTAAGGTCCAGTACAGCGCGTCATGTTACGAACACACGCCCTTGCCTCTAGCGAAGCACCGCTCGCTGCCGTATACTCTGCCTGAGCGAACCTCTATGCGATATTGGTGGGTCAGCCAAAACAAAACGTACCGCCAAGAAGTTGGCGGCGGCCTCATGTGGGCGCCTAAACGTCGCACAGATGGGACCCGCTACGTGTTCTATGACAACATGCGCGAAGTCTCCCCTGGCGACGTAATTTTCTCTTTCTGCCACAGCAAGATTGCAGCCGTCGGAATCGCGATATCTCCGGCCTACGACTGCATAATGCCCGAAGATTTCCCCCTCAAAGGACATCGATGGGATCAGCATGGTTGGCGAATCGATGTTAAGTTCATTGAGCTTCGCAATCGAGTATGCCCCCGCGAGCACATCAGCCTTCTTGCCCCTCTTCTTCCCCCAAAGAACTCCCCGTTACAGCAAAGTGGCCGTGGCAACATGAGTTACCTTTTTTCTATATCACGGCAACTTGCTGAAGTCCTCGGGGGCCTCATCGGGGAAGAGGCACAGATGATATTGCTAGGCACAGCCGCGGAACTCGCGCGAAACGCACTCCCGACCATTCCCAAGCAGGCGCCAGTCAAAGAATGGGAAGACCATCTCCAAGACGAGATCCAACACGATGCAAAGCTGAAGGCAACCGAGAAGAAGGCTCTAGTTACGGCTCGTGTTGGACAGGGGATCTTTAAGGCGAATGTTCAGGCGATCGAGGATTCTTGCCGGATTACTGGAGTCCGGAACCTCAACCATCTTATCGGCAGCCACATTAAGCCCTGGCGCCACAGTGACAATCAGGAACGCCTCGATGGGGAGAACGGCCTGCTCCTTACACCTTCCATCGACCATCTCTTCGATAAGGGGCACATCAGCTTTAAGGACACCGGCGCGCTACTCATTTCCCCCATCGCCGACCGTGAGTCACTCGCAAAGATGGGAGTTCGAGATGAAAATTCGGTGATTGTGAAGCCCTTCACTCACATCCAGCAACGGCGTCTCGAATTCCACCGAGACGCCATTTTTCTTCGACGCGCGCAGTAG
- a CDS encoding patatin-like phospholipase family protein translates to MPYRILSLDGGGIRGVYTAVILERLEREVPGFLDDIDLFAGTSTGAILALGLAAGKKPGELIELYRRHGREIFSCSMLGGIGSGWGWAASKYGNKNLKDRLKAVFDAPARRALQLRDLRKVLVAAVDLNGTEVVAVNGKPAAVRSWRAKFFHNFPNPPGGKTDGEESVVDVALRSSAAPTYFPSYGGYVDGGVVANNPSMAAVAQAVAVGKKMEDLRLLSVGTGINLKVIPGAELDWGKAHWGKQIMDLVVDATGLVAHYQCQQILKFPNYWRLNDPLGEEIDLDDCESVERLITLAGKVDLTRAVEWARGDSVKPRAPGEPCGA, encoded by the coding sequence ATGCCTTATCGCATCCTGAGTCTCGACGGCGGCGGCATCCGCGGGGTCTATACGGCCGTGATCCTGGAGCGCCTGGAGCGCGAGGTCCCGGGATTCCTTGACGACATCGACCTCTTCGCGGGGACCTCGACGGGGGCCATCCTCGCGCTGGGGCTGGCGGCGGGGAAGAAGCCGGGCGAGCTCATCGAGCTCTATCGGCGGCACGGGAGGGAGATCTTCAGCTGTTCGATGCTGGGCGGCATCGGGAGCGGCTGGGGCTGGGCCGCTTCGAAGTACGGGAACAAGAATCTCAAAGACCGTTTGAAGGCCGTTTTCGACGCTCCGGCGCGCAGAGCGCTGCAGTTGCGGGATCTGAGGAAGGTCCTCGTGGCGGCGGTCGACCTCAACGGCACGGAGGTCGTCGCCGTGAACGGGAAGCCGGCCGCCGTCCGCTCATGGAGGGCGAAGTTCTTCCATAACTTCCCCAATCCGCCCGGGGGGAAGACCGACGGGGAAGAGTCGGTCGTGGACGTGGCCTTGCGCAGCAGCGCCGCGCCGACCTACTTCCCCTCCTACGGCGGCTACGTCGACGGCGGCGTCGTGGCGAACAACCCGTCGATGGCGGCGGTCGCCCAGGCGGTGGCGGTCGGCAAGAAGATGGAGGACCTGCGGCTTCTGTCCGTCGGGACGGGCATCAACTTGAAGGTCATCCCGGGCGCCGAGCTGGATTGGGGGAAAGCGCACTGGGGGAAGCAGATCATGGACCTGGTCGTGGACGCCACCGGCCTCGTCGCTCACTATCAGTGCCAGCAGATCCTGAAATTCCCCAATTATTGGCGCCTCAACGACCCGCTCGGCGAGGAGATCGACCTCGACGATTGTGAGAGCGTGGAGCGGCTCATCACGCTCGCGGGCAAGGTGGACCTCACGCGGGCGGTGGAATGGGCCCGGGGAGACTCCGTGAAGCCTCGCGCGCCGGGCGAGCCCTGCGGGGCATGA
- a CDS encoding type II CAAX endopeptidase family protein produces the protein MPDPIDSPRPSWREFLRFAVIAVGITLIPHYALLLEQVRRLKGFGNVVLLGGAAASYVLWCAAIIALGFWAKKLQGSWKALGVALPTSWREVLGIGGGCGVFSFGISHLFVLAMHGGVALARLSIVPSVLGRGVISTVLLAFWEEFLYRGVLYGLAQRFSSRRTAAILSSLIFALTHPPSVWPVVFISSLIYCHVYDHTKSICGPGLSHSIHNILIDLIKSA, from the coding sequence ATGCCGGACCCGATCGACAGCCCCCGACCGTCCTGGCGCGAGTTCCTTCGATTCGCCGTCATCGCCGTCGGCATCACGCTGATTCCGCATTACGCGCTGCTCCTCGAGCAGGTACGGCGGCTCAAGGGTTTCGGCAACGTCGTTCTGCTGGGCGGCGCGGCGGCATCCTATGTTCTTTGGTGCGCCGCCATCATCGCCCTCGGCTTCTGGGCGAAGAAGCTGCAGGGATCCTGGAAAGCGCTGGGGGTCGCGCTCCCCACGAGTTGGCGAGAAGTCCTTGGGATCGGCGGAGGCTGTGGTGTCTTCTCGTTCGGGATTTCCCATCTCTTCGTCCTCGCCATGCATGGGGGCGTCGCCCTGGCGCGGCTTTCCATCGTCCCGTCGGTCCTTGGCCGCGGGGTCATCTCCACGGTCCTGCTGGCGTTCTGGGAAGAGTTCCTCTACCGCGGGGTGCTCTACGGCCTCGCTCAGCGCTTCAGCAGTCGAAGGACCGCCGCCATCCTCAGTTCCCTCATATTCGCTCTGACGCATCCACCGTCCGTGTGGCCCGTCGTCTTCATCAGCAGCCTCATCTACTGCCACGTGTACGATCACACGAAGTCGATCTGCGGGCCGGGCCTTTCCCACTCGATCCACAACATCCTCATCGATCTCATAAAGTCGGCGTGA
- a CDS encoding response regulator transcription factor, with amino-acid sequence MENETGTPPPEVLKVLLIEDSPAEACTLRRFLETMGFDVSEAPDGTSGLSAARELVPDFIVLDLNLPDVTGFEVLQVLRVDPKTRDIPILCSTAEADPAGLLKTASLGLKAGGLLRKPFTGTELSEKVWDILRAKRSSEKGAEALRFLEKGALRIDLVSRTIWVGDRALPPLADKRFELLCALVRAKEPLSGEALFKEVWGGEQDGNIVAVTVQRLRRDLAGFPILRLLSTAEGYVLCV; translated from the coding sequence ATGGAAAACGAGACTGGAACGCCGCCTCCCGAAGTCTTGAAGGTGCTGCTCATCGAGGACAGCCCGGCGGAGGCTTGCACGCTGAGGCGGTTCCTCGAGACGATGGGCTTCGACGTCTCCGAGGCGCCGGACGGGACGAGCGGGCTGAGCGCGGCGCGCGAGCTCGTGCCGGATTTCATCGTCCTCGACCTGAACCTGCCGGACGTGACGGGCTTCGAGGTGCTGCAGGTCCTGCGCGTGGACCCGAAGACGCGGGACATCCCGATCCTCTGCTCGACCGCGGAGGCCGACCCGGCGGGCCTGCTCAAGACGGCCTCGCTGGGACTCAAGGCGGGCGGCTTGCTGCGCAAGCCGTTCACGGGGACCGAACTCTCGGAGAAGGTCTGGGACATCCTGCGCGCCAAGCGGAGCTCGGAGAAGGGCGCCGAGGCGCTGCGCTTCCTCGAGAAGGGCGCGCTCCGCATCGACCTGGTCTCGCGCACGATCTGGGTGGGGGACCGGGCGCTGCCTCCCCTGGCGGATAAGCGCTTCGAGCTGCTCTGCGCGCTGGTCCGCGCGAAGGAGCCGCTCAGCGGCGAAGCCCTGTTCAAGGAAGTCTGGGGAGGCGAGCAAGACGGCAACATCGTCGCCGTGACCGTCCAGCGCCTGCGCCGCGATCTGGCGGGCTTTCCCATCCTGCGCCTGCTCTCGACGGCCGAGGGCTACGTGCTCTGCGTGTAG